The proteins below are encoded in one region of Corynebacterium sphenisci DSM 44792:
- a CDS encoding anthranilate synthase component I — MSRTSITSRATFRRLARDHRVVPVVKRVLADGETALSAYRKLADDRPGTFLLESADVGESWSRWSYIGSGSRAALTVVDGEARWIGTAPSGAPEGGDPLDALRETLAHLHTELPDGDWQGRALPPLTSGMVGYFGHDMIRFIEPQLPDGCVDDLGVPEMVQLLVDDLAVVDHHEGTIWLIANAVNWDGSDERIDAAYDDAVARVEDMLRRLATGPGLAPVEVGEAEPEVRRQRTAEEHKRRIGVCKERIRAGDAFQIVLSQRFEIDSAAPARDIYRMLRATNPSPYMFLLNVPDETMAGTAFRIVGSSPESLVSVQDRVVVTNPIAGSRPRGADFEADQRNERELLGDEKENSEHLMLVDLGRNDLGRVCEPGTVTVQDFRHIERYSHIMHLVSTVTGRLRADLGAVDAFAATFPAGTLSGAPKPSALEIIDELEDTRRGVYGGTVGYFDFRGNTDQAIAIRTGLVKDGVVHVQAGGGIVADSDPDAEDEETRNKAAAVLRAVAAAETMRPAGAPGAAAAGEGA; from the coding sequence ATGAGCCGAACCTCCATCACCAGCCGGGCGACCTTCCGGCGCCTGGCCCGGGATCACCGGGTGGTGCCGGTGGTCAAGCGGGTGCTCGCCGACGGCGAGACCGCGCTGTCCGCCTACCGCAAGCTCGCCGACGACCGCCCCGGCACCTTCCTGCTGGAGTCCGCCGACGTCGGCGAGAGCTGGTCGCGCTGGTCCTACATCGGCTCCGGCTCCCGGGCGGCGCTCACCGTCGTCGACGGCGAGGCCCGCTGGATCGGCACCGCGCCCTCCGGCGCCCCCGAGGGCGGGGATCCCCTCGACGCGCTGCGGGAGACCCTGGCGCATCTGCACACCGAATTGCCCGACGGGGACTGGCAGGGCCGGGCCCTGCCCCCGCTGACCTCCGGGATGGTCGGCTACTTCGGCCATGACATGATCCGCTTCATCGAACCCCAGCTGCCCGACGGCTGCGTCGACGATCTCGGGGTGCCGGAGATGGTACAGCTGCTCGTCGACGATCTCGCGGTGGTGGACCACCACGAGGGCACCATCTGGCTCATCGCCAACGCGGTGAACTGGGACGGCTCCGATGAGCGGATCGACGCCGCCTACGATGACGCCGTCGCCCGGGTCGAGGACATGCTCCGCCGCCTGGCCACCGGCCCCGGCCTGGCCCCGGTGGAGGTCGGCGAGGCCGAGCCGGAGGTGCGCCGGCAGCGCACCGCCGAGGAGCACAAGCGCCGGATCGGGGTGTGCAAGGAGCGGATCCGCGCCGGCGACGCCTTCCAGATCGTGCTCAGCCAGCGCTTCGAGATCGACTCCGCCGCCCCCGCCCGGGACATCTACCGGATGCTGCGGGCCACCAACCCTAGCCCCTACATGTTCCTGCTCAACGTCCCCGACGAGACCATGGCGGGCACCGCCTTCCGGATCGTCGGCTCCTCCCCGGAGTCGCTGGTGTCGGTGCAGGACCGGGTGGTGGTCACCAACCCGATCGCCGGCTCCCGGCCCCGCGGTGCGGACTTCGAGGCCGATCAGCGCAACGAGAGGGAGCTGCTCGGCGACGAGAAGGAGAACTCCGAGCACCTGATGCTGGTGGACCTGGGCCGCAACGACCTGGGCCGGGTCTGCGAACCGGGCACGGTGACCGTGCAGGACTTCCGGCACATCGAGCGCTACAGCCACATCATGCACCTGGTGTCCACGGTCACCGGCCGGCTGCGCGCCGACCTCGGCGCCGTGGACGCCTTCGCCGCCACCTTCCCCGCCGGGACGCTCTCCGGGGCGCCGAAGCCCAGCGCCCTGGAGATCATCGACGAGCTGGAGGACACCCGGCGCGGGGTCTACGGGGGCACCGTGGGCTACTTCGACTTCCGGGGCAACACCGACCAGGCGATCGCGATCCGCACCGGCCTGGTCAAGGACGGGGTCGTGCACGTGCAGGCCGGCGGCGGCATCGTCGCCGACTCGGACCCGGACGCCGAGGACGAGGAGACCCGCAACAAGGCCGCGGCGGTGCTGCGCGCCGTCGCCGCCGCGGAGACCATGCGCCCGGCCGGCGCGCCGGGCGCGGCCGCGGCGGGGGAGGGGGCGTAG